The sequence CAAAAACTTCAAGACTCACCTCTCACCAttaatgatctatatatataaataaagatataCTGAGGGGTCTGCATTAATTCCCATCAACActtgccaatatatatatatacacttgtACCAAGTCTTGTGTGATTAGTTCCTCCTTTGCACACACACAAGAGGTCACCAAAAATGGCGTCAGTTGAAAAAATCCGGGAGGCACAGCGAGCACATGGCCCGGCGACTATACTAGCCATCGGAACAGCGAACCCAGCAAACTGCATCTACCAAAAGGACTATCCGGATTTCTACTTCCGTGTGACTAAGAGCGAGCACATGACCGAATTGAAGGAAAAGTTCAAGCGCATATGTAAGAATTCAtagacctttttttttcactttctggCTAAATGAAAGCATTAAACAAGCATGCATGAAACCTCCAGGTTATTcccatatatatgcatgtcttTGTAGTATTGTGGATGAACGGGTAGAAGTTAATATGCTCCAGCTCAGAAGGCCAcactcaataaaatttaaaaaccggCCTGCTCGATCTAGTGGGCCGGTAAAGGCTTTTGGGTGGCTATATGTTAGGCCACCCTCCACATTATTGACAAAAGCAAGTTCCAATCCTCTTCATAGGAGAGTTTTCTTTGGCCAACACACTTGAGGAAAGAATCAAGGCCGTTTGAAATAAAACTTTTGTGAAGTTTCTCTAGGAGGTGATGATATTCTTATAGTTACAAATTTATTATCAACTCAAGTGTTAGGCATAACTTATCACAATTGATTGATCGGATTTGTTATGCATATGAATTAGTTTGTTTGTGGTAGTTCTCTATCGGATggctttttatttaaattttgttgaatttaGTTCATGACCCATAGGGAGTACGTGCTTAGTTTTTGTCCCAACATGTTAAATTTCACAAACAGGTGAGAAATCAATGATAAGAAAGCGTTACTTCCACCTTACTGAGGAGATTCTAAAGGCCAACCCAAACATGTGCAAGTACAAGGCTCCATCTTTGAATGCACGTCAAGATATCGTAGTCACTGAGGTTCCCAGCCTCGGCAAGGAAGCAGCCTTGAAAGCTATCGAAGAATGGGGCCAACCCATCTCAAAAATCATGCACCTTGTATTCTGCACAATGACTGGAATCGACATGCCCGGTGCAGATTATCAGCTCACCAAGCTCCTCGACCTGAATCCATCGATAAACAGATATATGATCTACCAACAAGGTTGTCATGCCGGTGGGACAGCCCTTCGACTTGCCAAGGATCTTGCTGAGAACAATGCAAGTGCACGTGTGCTTGTGGTGTGTTCAGAGAACACGACGATGCTTTTCAATGGACCATCTGAAACCCACCTAGACATTTTGGTAGGCCAAGCAATTTTTGCAGATGGCGCAGCTGCAGCAATTATCGGTGCCAATCCTGATAACTCGATTGAGCATCCACTATTCGAAATAGCATGGGCTAGACAGTCGATTGTCCCTGGTTCAGAGGGCGCCATTGTTGATCATATACGTGAAATGGGCATCTCGTTGTATTTAGCTAGAAACTTACCCAAGTTGGTTGGTAGCAACATTAAGAACAACATGGCTGAAACATTTACCCCGATTGGAATAAAGGATTGGAACTCCTTATTTTATGTGGTTCACACTGGTGGCGCGGCTATTCTCGAccaaatacaagaaaatctttGTCTAAAAGAGGACAAACTTAGGGCAAGTCGACATGTTCTGAGCGATTACGGGAACGTGGGCAGTCCATGTGTGCTATTTATCCTTGATGAGGTGAGGAGGAAGTCTTTGGAGGAAGGAAAGACCACAACAGGAGATGGGTTGGAATGGGGGGTTCTGTTTGGGTTCGGACCGGGTCTCACAGTGGAGACCGTTGTGTTGCATAGCATCCCAATACTTAATACTCCAAGAGTTATTGATTCCTGATTCATAAACTAGTTTTGATCTGGTCTTAGGGTTTTAATAAGACAGTAGCTAGGCTCTGTAACAAGGTCAACAAGAGTACTACAGTCCTCAGTAAATATGTACTAAAGTCCTCTATAAATCTTCTAGTTTGATGCGCCTCAgtacctttatatatatatatgcatttaggAAATAAACATCAGAGTGGTGGGAAGCAATGCAACTTATACGAGAAAAGTGATgccttgatttatttttcattgccAAACTAATAAGAAACTGTCATGTTTCGATGAGTTTTAGTACTTTTACCTCACTTTCTACCCTTGTTTTGCTCATCGACTAACTCTAATCATCAATATAGTCATTGAAAATAAAGATGCCATTGGATTAAATGGAGTAATACTAAAAATGTATTAGTTAGATTAATGATTCATGTACATATGAATGTTGCATTTCATTAATATGCAGGCGAGAAAACAACGACGAAAAAACGTTACTTCCATCTCACTGAAGAGAATCTGAAAGAGAACCCAAGCATGTGTAAGTATGGGGCCCCATCCTTGGATGCCCGCCAAGAAATGGTGGTTCCTGAGGTACCTAAGCTTGGAAAAGAAGCAGCATTGAAGGCAATCAAAGAATGGGGGCAACCCATCTCAAAGATCACACACCTTGTTTTCTGCACATCTTCCGGCGTGGACATGCCTGGGGCAGATTATCAGCTCACCAAGCTTCTTCGCCTCAATCCATCTGTCAACAGGTACATGATCTATAAACAAAACTCCTATGCGGGAGGGACTGCCCTTCGAATAGCCAAGGATCTTGCAGAGAACAATGCTGGTGCACGTGTTCTTGTCGTGTGCTCAGAAATCGTGGCCATGTTTTTTCATGGACCCTCGGAAAACCATCTAGACATTTTGAAAAGCCAAGCACTTTTTGCAGATGGTGCAGCATCTGTTATTGTTGGGGCCAATCTTGATACCTCGATTGAACATCCACTGTTTGAACTAGTTTGGGCTAGCCAGGCGATTGTCCCAAACACAGAAGGCGCAAGTGTTGGATATTTGCGTGAAATGGGCGTCACATTCCATTTATCTGAAACTTTGCCCTACGTGATTGGTAGCAACATCAAGAATAGCATGGCTACAACATTTAGCTCAATCGGCGATGGCATAAGTGATTGGAACTCTTTGTTTTACGTTGTTCATCCTGGATTGGGGACAATTCTAGAACAGATCCAAGAAAATCTGGGTTTAAAAGAGGACAAACTCAAAGCAAGTTGGCATGTTCTAAGTGAGTATGGGAACATGTTGGGTCCAAGCGTGTTGTTTGTGCTTGATGAGATGAGGAAGAAATccaaggaagaaggaaagaaaacaacagGAGATGGGTTGGAGTGGGGAGTCTTGTTTGGGTTCGGTTCAGGTCTCACAGTGGAGACTGTTGTGTTGCACAGCGTCCCCATAATTACGCCTCCCTTTGGTTGTGCTTCTTCATGAAAGTGAGTTAAATTAATTCTCAAAACTGATCATGTGGTGATCTGAATGTGTTTTAATAAGATGTTAACCTTGTAATATGTCAACAAGGTGTACGAtctagcacttttttttttttttttttggttatcgAGAGAATAAGTCTGGCCAAGTAATTCTTGTACTTGTTTTGACAAAAAAAGCATACCAAGAAATTAAAGGAATATAATGGGAAAAGGCCATGCATGAGAGCTGCCCTAAGTACAATCTGCATAGCTGATAGCTCTGCCATTTACTTCATAGatctgttattttattttattttttttaaatgcgtACGAGAAGCACATAAAGATACTGATAATTGCATGTCTCCAAGAACATACACCATTGCAACCGCGCGAAGCCCAACCAAGACATTAAAAAATTCCATCAAGTCATTTAAATCCTACAGATCTTATAGGGATCAATTCCATATGTGATGTTAGAGCCTTTCAAAATAACAATCCAAGATCATTCTGTATTGCCTTTCAGTGCTTTAATTTCACAGTCCCCTCAACACTGCAAATCCATTCCAAGAACCaagaaacaaatatatttgCATTGCAGTTCACAAGTCTTGAAACTACACATCCATTCTACCAAACAAGAATGTTTTTAGTACCTATTGCACCAAACTCCAAGAACAGTTTTAGCTTAGGATGCGGGCCCATGCATCAATTGACACATAATGAAACCAAATTAGTCAACTCCAAATTTAGGGGTAAACCTGAATATCattctatatatgtataaaggatgaaaatacaaataagaaaagcaaaaagacCAAAGACCAAAGACTCAATGTAACACCTAGGCCAATGCCTAAGCCTAGGTCCAAGCCATGCAAAGCCCAACACGCAAGAGAAGGACACAACGTCGTTTCCTAAAGGTGTGAAGGTCAGTACCCcctctgtttttcctcttcttccccATGCCTAGATAGTTTCTCCCTCCAGATTCTACATCTCCTCGTCACCTCTCCTCTCCAATATTTTCTCTCCCCACTCACCCACACCACATTTATTTTCACTCCtacatccctctctctctcgattaAGACCTAAGCACAGTGACCTACACCAACAAATCAACTTCCCCACTGCCTCAACCCTTCGGTTTCTCCACCAAATTCCACGCCCAACCCCGTCACACTCCTCACGGCAACGCCATCGTgagcctcaccaccaccacatTGTTAGGAATTTAGACCTCCCAAATCCACTCTCCAGGATCCACcctttggtgaaatatgaagaaaaataaaaaaataataacaacacaagaatttacttGAAAACTCCCAAACAGGAGAAACACTACTAGAcctagagaagaaaatacattatgtttaaaattattacaatcacaatttttctcctcacctcaaatgacacccacaaaactTTCCCACtagcaaaactttaactctcacctcacctctttcctttttacaagaaaatgcTAATAGAGGAATTTTACTAAAGTCACATGTTACTAATTAAGATTATAAATTGGTGTAATTAACTGAGAGGTCAAGCActctatttataggccttgaggcctcCTCCTCACTTTTCTCCCACTGATGTGGGATTCACAAAAGGAGCAAAAtcccaacaatctccaccttaCGACTTTGGCTAATCCCACAGCCACGCTCCAcc comes from Juglans microcarpa x Juglans regia isolate MS1-56 chromosome 8S, Jm3101_v1.0, whole genome shotgun sequence and encodes:
- the LOC121244712 gene encoding chalcone synthase-like, with translation MASVEKIREAQRAHGPATILAIGTANPANCIYQKDYPDFYFRVTKSEHMTELKEKFKRICEKSMIRKRYFHLTEEILKANPNMCKYKAPSLNARQDIVVTEVPSLGKEAALKAIEEWGQPISKIMHLVFCTMTGIDMPGADYQLTKLLDLNPSINRYMIYQQGCHAGGTALRLAKDLAENNASARVLVVCSENTTMLFNGPSETHLDILVGQAIFADGAAAAIIGANPDNSIEHPLFEIAWARQSIVPGSEGAIVDHIREMGISLYLARNLPKLVGSNIKNNMAETFTPIGIKDWNSLFYVVHTGGAAILDQIQENLCLKEDKLRASRHVLSDYGNVGSPCVLFILDEVRRKSLEEGKTTTGDGLEWGVLFGFGPGLTVETVVLHSIPILNTPRVIDS
- the LOC121244802 gene encoding chalcone synthase-like — protein: MRLSEKTTTKKRYFHLTEENLKENPSMCKYGAPSLDARQEMVVPEVPKLGKEAALKAIKEWGQPISKITHLVFCTSSGVDMPGADYQLTKLLRLNPSVNRYMIYKQNSYAGGTALRIAKDLAENNAGARVLVVCSEIVAMFFHGPSENHLDILKSQALFADGAASVIVGANLDTSIEHPLFELVWASQAIVPNTEGASVGYLREMGVTFHLSETLPYVIGSNIKNSMATTFSSIGDGISDWNSLFYVVHPGLGTILEQIQENLGLKEDKLKASWHVLSEYGNMLGPSVLFVLDEMRKKSKEEGKKTTGDGLEWGVLFGFGSGLTVETVVLHSVPIITPPFGCASS